A single Vulpes lagopus strain Blue_001 chromosome 3, ASM1834538v1, whole genome shotgun sequence DNA region contains:
- the PCBD1 gene encoding pterin-4-alpha-carbinolamine dehydratase isoform X2 — protein MAGKAHRLSAEERDQLLPNLRAVGWNEVEGRDAIFKQFHFKDFNRAFGFMTRVALQAEKLDHHPEWFNVYNKVHITLSTHECAGLSERDINLASFIEQVAVSMT, from the exons ATG GCTGGCAAAGCGCACAGGCTAAGTGCTGAGGAGAGGGACCAACTGCTGCCAAACCTGAGGGCTGTGGGGTGGAACGAGGTGGAAGGCCGAGACGCCATCTTCAAGCAGTTCCATTTCAAAGACTTCAATCGG GCTTTTGGCTTCATGACGAGGGTGGCCCTGCAGGCTGAGAAACTGGACCACCATCCCGAATGGTTTAACGTGTACAACAAG GTCCACATCACCCTGAGCACCCACGAGTGTGCCGGCCTTTCAGAACGGGACATAAACCTGGCCAGCTTCATCGAACAAGTAGCGGTGTCCATGACCTAG
- the PCBD1 gene encoding pterin-4-alpha-carbinolamine dehydratase isoform X1: MSTPGCETWGILEDSQGQGVPPRSSPAGKAHRLSAEERDQLLPNLRAVGWNEVEGRDAIFKQFHFKDFNRAFGFMTRVALQAEKLDHHPEWFNVYNKVHITLSTHECAGLSERDINLASFIEQVAVSMT; the protein is encoded by the exons ATGTCCACCCCGGGCTGTGAAACTTGGGGGATCCTGGAGGACTCTCAAGGGCAAGGGGTGCCTCCTAGGAGCTCACCG GCTGGCAAAGCGCACAGGCTAAGTGCTGAGGAGAGGGACCAACTGCTGCCAAACCTGAGGGCTGTGGGGTGGAACGAGGTGGAAGGCCGAGACGCCATCTTCAAGCAGTTCCATTTCAAAGACTTCAATCGG GCTTTTGGCTTCATGACGAGGGTGGCCCTGCAGGCTGAGAAACTGGACCACCATCCCGAATGGTTTAACGTGTACAACAAG GTCCACATCACCCTGAGCACCCACGAGTGTGCCGGCCTTTCAGAACGGGACATAAACCTGGCCAGCTTCATCGAACAAGTAGCGGTGTCCATGACCTAG